A single window of Xylocopilactobacillus apicola DNA harbors:
- a CDS encoding APC family permease, which yields MKKKLGFWSIVLLTINSIIGSGIFLSPGSVVTQAGTFAPLVYLSAAIFAALLGIVFAAAAKYVAHSGAAYAYAKAAFGQNVGFYIGITRYIAGSIAWGVMATAVIKTIISLGGGNNSNSLLITSCFGILMIVLLLVNFFGPRLFELINNLSTIGKLLALITTIIAGVFIIITTGANHFSSINQSTPPLTLSRFVMASIAAFYAFTGFESVASGSDDMDQPEKNLPRAIPFAIISVALIYIGIIIVSMMINPQALIKTKEVVALAAIFKNRSVQNIILVGALISMFGVNVAASFSTPRILEAMAQEKQVPAWFAKRSNHGFPLRAFVTTALIAIILPLSFNYQMTSIIILSSISRFIQFLIVPLCVIIFFYGKSKEATLPNVKKSFITDVICPIIALIMTILLLIKFDWVAQFTITAADGHLVPNIFAISAMIIGYFILPLMLFISNPKK from the coding sequence ATGAAGAAAAAATTAGGTTTTTGGTCAATTGTTTTATTAACGATCAATTCGATTATTGGATCGGGAATATTTCTTTCTCCTGGCTCAGTAGTCACCCAAGCTGGCACATTCGCGCCACTTGTTTACTTAAGTGCAGCGATTTTTGCTGCACTACTCGGGATCGTTTTTGCCGCTGCTGCCAAGTATGTAGCACATAGTGGTGCTGCTTACGCTTACGCAAAAGCGGCTTTTGGCCAAAATGTAGGATTTTACATTGGGATTACCCGCTATATCGCAGGAAGTATTGCTTGGGGTGTCATGGCGACTGCTGTCATCAAAACCATTATCTCCCTTGGCGGAGGAAATAATTCAAACTCACTACTAATCACCAGCTGTTTTGGAATTTTAATGATCGTTCTTTTGCTTGTGAACTTCTTTGGTCCCAGGCTCTTTGAATTAATCAATAATTTATCGACAATTGGCAAATTACTTGCCCTAATCACAACGATCATCGCTGGTGTTTTCATAATTATAACAACTGGCGCTAACCATTTTAGCAGCATCAATCAATCCACTCCGCCTTTAACCCTTTCACGTTTTGTGATGGCTTCAATTGCCGCTTTCTATGCTTTTACCGGCTTTGAAAGTGTCGCAAGTGGTTCTGATGACATGGACCAGCCAGAGAAAAATCTGCCACGAGCAATTCCTTTTGCCATCATTTCTGTCGCCTTAATTTACATTGGAATCATTATTGTATCAATGATGATTAATCCCCAAGCGCTAATTAAGACAAAAGAAGTCGTTGCATTAGCAGCGATTTTTAAAAATCGCAGCGTTCAAAATATAATTCTGGTCGGTGCTTTAATCTCAATGTTTGGGGTTAACGTTGCAGCGTCTTTTAGTACACCGCGAATTTTAGAAGCCATGGCCCAGGAAAAGCAAGTCCCCGCTTGGTTTGCTAAACGCAGCAACCACGGATTTCCGCTAAGAGCTTTTGTAACGACTGCCTTGATTGCAATTATTTTACCACTGTCTTTTAATTACCAAATGACCAGCATTATTATTTTAAGCTCGATTTCTCGCTTCATCCAATTCTTAATCGTGCCACTTTGTGTGATTATCTTCTTTTACGGCAAGAGTAAAGAAGCGACCCTCCCTAACGTCAAAAAAAGCTTCATTACAGATGTAATCTGCCCAATCATTGCTCTTATAATGACAATCTTGCTTTTGATTAAATTCGATTGGGTGGCTCAATTTACTATTACAGCGGCTGACGGACATTTGGTGCCAAATATTTTTGCTATCAGCGCGATGATAATTGGCTATTTCATCTTACCGCTAATGTTATTCATTTCGAACCCTAAAAAATAA
- a CDS encoding LCP family protein, with protein sequence MVEKPSRKYSEKRPRKGHYVLKVLLLIVVVLLGGTSLFASKTYLDTRHAINKTYHGKPNRKADKRIKERDNLSILILGIDTGEEGRIDRGNSDTMIVATLNPNKKKMQMVSIPRDTAAQIMGANEFKMTKINSAYNLGGSEMAKDSVASLLNIPVNYYLTLDMKGLEKVVDAVGGVDVDVPFTFTSEATGGQTFYEGKRHLDGNMALAYARMRHEDPEGDYGRQKRQQQVIKAILSKAMSFTGVQHLSDLLNSLSESMATDISFDNMVGLFNNYRSAADKISSDSLKGQTAWIQTPDYDFPLSFQVVSDEELQRISDLLRDELGLEKETISNAETKENALNPEFKFGVDYDQNYVIQDLN encoded by the coding sequence ATTGTGGAAAAACCTTCTCGAAAATATTCAGAAAAACGTCCTCGTAAAGGGCATTATGTACTCAAAGTTTTACTTTTAATTGTAGTAGTTTTGCTGGGCGGAACCAGTCTTTTTGCGAGTAAGACTTATTTAGATACACGTCATGCGATCAATAAGACCTATCATGGTAAGCCTAATCGCAAAGCTGACAAGCGAATCAAAGAGCGAGATAATTTAAGCATTTTGATTCTTGGAATTGATACTGGCGAGGAAGGCAGAATTGATCGTGGAAATTCAGATACGATGATTGTTGCTACATTAAATCCGAATAAGAAAAAGATGCAAATGGTCAGTATTCCGCGGGATACCGCTGCCCAAATTATGGGGGCTAATGAATTTAAAATGACCAAAATTAACTCAGCTTATAATTTGGGAGGATCTGAAATGGCCAAAGATTCCGTGGCCAGTCTTCTAAATATTCCGGTGAATTATTATCTGACCCTTGATATGAAGGGATTGGAGAAGGTTGTTGATGCTGTTGGTGGTGTTGATGTTGATGTGCCTTTTACTTTTACCAGTGAAGCCACAGGAGGCCAGACGTTCTACGAAGGTAAACGGCATTTAGATGGGAATATGGCGCTAGCTTATGCTCGGATGCGTCATGAGGACCCTGAAGGCGATTATGGACGGCAAAAGAGACAACAACAAGTTATTAAAGCAATTCTTAGTAAAGCAATGTCATTTACTGGTGTGCAGCATTTATCGGATCTTTTAAATTCGCTTTCTGAAAGTATGGCGACTGACATAAGTTTTGATAACATGGTGGGGCTTTTTAACAATTATCGCTCAGCAGCTGATAAAATTTCATCAGATTCACTGAAAGGTCAGACTGCTTGGATTCAAACTCCTGATTATGATTTTCCGCTTTCATTTCAGGTGGTTTCTGATGAAGAGTTGCAGCGGATTTCTGATCTTTTAAGAGACGAACTCGGATTAGAGAAAGAAACTATTAGTAACGCAGAAACTAAGGAAAATGCCCTTAACCCCGAATTTAAATTCGGGGTCGACTACGATCAAAATTATGTGATCCAAGATTTAAATTAA
- the budA gene encoding acetolactate decarboxylase: protein MKDYQTLYQHGTLAQLVPGLFQGTQSVADLLTHGDTGIGTLTGLDGELIILNHEVYQFAATGEIRTVEANEQVPFANVHFLADQSAGNLAQLNFDMFKRAVIQKMNTTNLFYSVRVVGKFKSIHTRAVLPQEKPYPTLTETAAKQREYQKEDVSGTLIGYFSPDLYAGAVSPGFHLHFLSDDHSIGGHVLDLELNEGELFLQQFSNFNLHLPTDDQEFLKQTFKSDEIIDSIMRAEN from the coding sequence ATGAAAGATTATCAAACTCTCTATCAACACGGAACTCTCGCTCAACTAGTGCCTGGACTCTTTCAAGGCACGCAATCTGTTGCCGATTTGTTAACTCACGGCGATACCGGAATTGGAACTTTAACGGGGCTCGACGGAGAACTGATTATTCTAAATCACGAGGTGTATCAATTTGCAGCAACCGGCGAAATCCGCACAGTTGAGGCTAATGAGCAGGTTCCGTTTGCTAATGTTCATTTTCTGGCTGATCAAAGCGCTGGCAATTTAGCTCAGTTAAATTTCGACATGTTCAAACGAGCTGTCATCCAAAAGATGAATACCACTAATCTTTTCTATTCCGTGCGCGTCGTCGGCAAATTTAAATCAATCCACACTCGGGCTGTTCTTCCGCAAGAAAAGCCTTATCCAACTCTGACTGAAACGGCAGCCAAACAACGCGAGTATCAAAAAGAGGATGTTAGCGGGACTTTGATCGGCTACTTCTCACCTGATCTTTATGCCGGAGCTGTTTCGCCCGGATTCCATCTTCATTTTCTAAGTGATGATCATAGCATTGGTGGACACGTCTTAGATCTTGAACTAAATGAAGGGGAATTATTTCTTCAACAATTTTCTAATTTTAATCTCCACTTGCCAACTGATGATCAAGAATTTCTCAAACAAACTTTTAAGTCTGATGAAATCATCGATTCAATTATGCGGGCAGAAAACTAA
- the alsS gene encoding acetolactate synthase AlsS, with amino-acid sequence MTDKRYGADIVVDSLANHDVPYVFGIPGAKIDRVFETLTYSENSRKPQLIVARHEQNAAFMAAAVGRITGHPGVVLTTSGPGASNLATGLVTANAEGDPVVAISGQVQRADLLRLTHQSMQNAALFEPITKFSAEVQDPNNISEIIANAFRAATSGKQGASFVSIPQDVVDSPIESRVVKPLQDPKLGPASHEDLTYLSRRIKEAKLPVLLLGMRASSEPVTKAIRELLDVTELPVVETFQGAGIISHQQEKNFFGRVGLFRNQPGDMLLKKSDLVIAIGYDAVEYEPRNWNAERDAQIIVIDEVPSEIDQNYQPETELIGDIAQTLAVLNPLLRGYKVAPDAMSYLEGLQDKLQKRDVPPVMNGKFSHPLAIIQSLQKHVTDEMTVTVDVGSHYIWMARHFRSYEPRHLLFSNGMQTLGVALPWGIAAGLMRPQTKIVSVSGDGGFLFSSMELETAVRLKINLVHIIWRDGYYDMVKFQEEMKYHQSAGVEFGPVDFVKYAESFGAKGFRVNDPSELDTVLDQAFKQTGPVIVDVPVDYSDNEELGQAMLPDQFY; translated from the coding sequence ATGACAGATAAGCGTTATGGAGCTGATATCGTCGTGGATAGCCTAGCTAATCACGATGTTCCTTATGTTTTTGGGATCCCGGGAGCCAAAATCGATCGAGTTTTCGAAACTCTCACCTATTCTGAAAATTCTCGCAAGCCGCAATTAATTGTGGCTCGCCACGAACAAAATGCTGCTTTTATGGCGGCGGCTGTTGGCAGAATTACCGGGCATCCGGGAGTAGTTTTAACCACCAGTGGACCAGGGGCATCGAATCTCGCAACTGGCCTCGTCACTGCTAACGCGGAAGGCGATCCCGTTGTTGCAATTTCTGGACAAGTTCAACGTGCTGACCTTTTGCGTCTTACGCACCAAAGCATGCAAAATGCTGCACTTTTTGAACCGATCACTAAATTCTCAGCCGAAGTACAAGATCCTAATAACATTTCTGAAATCATTGCGAACGCTTTTCGTGCAGCCACTTCTGGCAAACAAGGCGCCAGCTTCGTCTCCATTCCTCAAGACGTCGTAGACAGTCCCATCGAAAGTCGTGTTGTCAAACCGCTCCAAGATCCAAAACTTGGTCCAGCAAGTCACGAAGACCTCACTTACCTTTCCCGTCGGATTAAAGAAGCCAAGCTGCCAGTGCTTCTTTTAGGGATGAGAGCGTCCTCAGAGCCTGTTACTAAAGCCATTCGAGAACTTCTTGATGTCACCGAACTGCCAGTTGTCGAAACTTTCCAGGGTGCAGGAATTATTTCGCATCAGCAAGAGAAGAACTTCTTTGGTCGCGTTGGACTGTTTCGCAATCAACCTGGAGATATGCTTTTAAAAAAGAGCGATCTTGTCATTGCCATTGGTTACGACGCCGTTGAATACGAGCCACGCAACTGGAACGCTGAACGCGATGCACAAATTATTGTGATTGATGAAGTGCCCTCAGAAATCGACCAAAATTATCAGCCAGAAACTGAATTGATCGGCGATATTGCTCAAACGCTTGCGGTACTAAATCCGCTTTTGCGCGGCTATAAAGTGGCACCTGATGCGATGAGTTATCTCGAAGGACTTCAGGATAAATTGCAAAAACGTGACGTCCCGCCAGTAATGAACGGTAAATTTAGTCACCCTTTAGCAATTATTCAAAGTCTGCAAAAACACGTAACTGACGAGATGACGGTCACTGTTGACGTCGGAAGCCACTACATTTGGATGGCAAGACATTTTCGCTCTTACGAACCACGGCATTTATTATTCTCAAACGGAATGCAAACTCTGGGCGTTGCTTTGCCTTGGGGAATTGCGGCCGGATTAATGCGACCTCAGACTAAGATAGTTTCAGTTTCAGGCGACGGTGGCTTCTTATTTTCTTCCATGGAATTGGAAACAGCAGTCCGCCTCAAAATTAATCTTGTCCACATTATTTGGCGTGATGGGTATTACGATATGGTGAAATTCCAAGAGGAAATGAAATATCATCAAAGCGCGGGCGTCGAATTTGGTCCAGTCGATTTTGTTAAATATGCCGAAAGTTTTGGTGCCAAAGGATTTCGCGTCAACGATCCTAGCGAACTCGATACTGTCTTAGATCAAGCTTTTAAACAAACTGGACCGGTAATTGTCGATGTGCCAGTCGATTATTCGGACAACGAAGAACTTGGCCAAGCAATGCTACCTGATCAATTCTATTAA
- a CDS encoding ABC transporter ATP-binding protein — MEILETKNLSKVYGSKIAVKQINLQVQQRSLTAFLGPNGAGKSTTIKMLTGLLNPSGGSILFEGRPTNQVNFLRQIGLVFQESLLDERLSVKENLVTRAQIYEDVKRQRVDQLIELVDAKSFENQLYGSLSGGQKRRVDIARALLNQPKILFLDEPTTGLDIQTRSLIWQLLERLQQEENLTIFLTTHYLEEADQADQIYILDHGEIIAAGSANELKQQYAQNKLVVWAHDSKQLQKYLTAQHLHWQGDEFFKIMISSPKSALEILRDQADNIADFTYQKGTMDDVFLNLTGKEIR, encoded by the coding sequence ATGGAAATTTTAGAAACAAAAAATTTAAGTAAGGTATACGGCAGCAAAATTGCGGTGAAACAGATTAACCTCCAAGTGCAACAAAGGAGTTTAACGGCATTTCTGGGACCTAATGGCGCTGGAAAATCCACAACGATAAAGATGCTGACAGGGTTATTGAACCCAAGCGGTGGTTCGATTTTATTTGAGGGTCGTCCAACTAATCAAGTAAATTTCTTAAGACAGATCGGCTTGGTTTTTCAAGAGAGCCTGCTTGATGAGCGGCTTAGCGTTAAAGAGAACTTAGTAACACGTGCTCAAATTTATGAAGACGTAAAAAGGCAACGAGTTGATCAATTAATTGAGTTAGTTGATGCCAAGAGTTTTGAAAATCAATTGTATGGGTCATTGTCGGGCGGACAAAAAAGGCGGGTTGATATTGCCCGAGCGCTTCTCAATCAACCAAAAATTTTGTTTTTGGACGAACCTACAACAGGACTTGATATCCAGACTAGATCTTTGATTTGGCAATTATTAGAGCGCTTGCAGCAAGAAGAGAACTTGACCATTTTTCTAACCACTCATTATTTAGAGGAGGCTGATCAGGCGGATCAAATTTATATTTTAGACCACGGAGAAATCATAGCGGCGGGCAGTGCTAATGAATTAAAGCAGCAATATGCGCAAAATAAACTGGTCGTCTGGGCGCATGATTCGAAACAACTTCAAAAATATTTAACAGCGCAACATCTGCATTGGCAAGGCGATGAATTTTTTAAAATTATGATTTCCAGTCCAAAAAGTGCGTTAGAAATTTTGCGGGACCAGGCAGATAATATTGCTGATTTCACGTATCAAAAAGGAACAATGGATGATGTTTTTCTCAATTTAACCGGTAAGGAGATTCGTTAA
- a CDS encoding ABC transporter permease → MISLIKRNLKMFFRSPSTLILSILGAMISFILYLVFLRQTISSNWSNIAGKQQLLDLWLMGGTLAITALTTTLSALDQLVNDKEKKTIKDFYITGLKPFDLAASYFVSAGIIGFVMQVLMFLVMTIYFMICDQITISVAALVKINIMMLLAAFFSSAFNYVFVQLINYISTLAKIEATLGTLTGFLIGVYLPIGLLPNFAQTIIKLYPGAYLASINRHILIQSNLPANFKKQMGIGYNWHGLTTAGQDLAICFGFFIACLILIWLVPKIKKGSAV, encoded by the coding sequence ATGATTAGTTTAATCAAAAGAAATTTGAAGATGTTTTTTCGCAGCCCGTCAACTTTGATTCTCTCAATTTTGGGCGCAATGATTTCATTTATTTTGTATCTAGTTTTTCTAAGGCAGACGATCAGTAGTAATTGGAGCAACATTGCAGGCAAACAACAGTTGCTTGATTTGTGGTTGATGGGCGGCACGTTAGCGATCACAGCTTTAACAACGACTCTTTCAGCGTTAGATCAGCTGGTTAACGATAAAGAAAAGAAAACGATCAAAGATTTTTATATCACAGGCTTAAAGCCGTTCGATTTGGCGGCTTCGTACTTTGTCAGCGCAGGCATAATTGGCTTTGTAATGCAGGTTCTGATGTTTTTGGTGATGACAATTTATTTCATGATTTGTGATCAAATCACAATTTCTGTGGCCGCCCTGGTTAAAATCAACATCATGATGCTGTTGGCAGCGTTTTTCAGCAGCGCATTTAACTACGTCTTTGTTCAGCTAATAAATTACATCTCCACGCTTGCCAAAATCGAGGCGACGCTTGGGACGTTGACGGGATTTCTGATTGGCGTGTATCTGCCGATTGGCTTGCTTCCAAATTTTGCTCAAACGATCATTAAATTGTATCCGGGCGCTTATCTGGCTTCGATCAATCGACATATTTTGATTCAGAGCAATCTGCCAGCGAACTTTAAAAAACAAATGGGAATTGGTTATAATTGGCATGGATTAACTACAGCAGGACAGGATTTGGCAATTTGTTTCGGGTTCTTTATCGCTTGCCTAATTTTGATCTGGTTGGTACCAAAAATAAAAAAGGGGTCGGCAGTTTGA
- a CDS encoding LytTR family DNA-binding domain-containing protein: MKIQLSLDPRREDAEVELVVKAQEYDEDIKQLMAYLKQYASANRATIAINTADGISLVKIKEIVSVEVNKNETTIHTLTKDYVTHERLYKLLELLQGSEIIQISKSVAINLDHLIELSAGFSGTMVASLTNRQEYVSRSFIAALKKRLGL, from the coding sequence TTGAAAATCCAACTATCCTTGGATCCGCGCCGAGAAGACGCTGAGGTCGAGCTTGTGGTCAAAGCCCAAGAATATGATGAAGATATTAAGCAGTTGATGGCGTATTTAAAGCAGTATGCGTCTGCAAATCGAGCGACAATTGCGATTAACACGGCAGATGGGATTTCCCTTGTAAAAATTAAGGAAATCGTCTCGGTCGAAGTCAACAAAAATGAAACGACAATCCATACTTTAACGAAGGACTACGTCACGCATGAACGCCTTTATAAATTGTTGGAGCTGCTTCAAGGGAGCGAAATAATTCAAATCTCAAAAAGCGTGGCAATTAATCTGGATCATTTGATTGAACTAAGTGCAGGATTTTCGGGTACGATGGTAGCTAGTCTCACCAATCGCCAAGAATATGTCAGCCGCTCTTTTATTGCGGCATTAAAAAAGAGGTTAGGATTATGA
- a CDS encoding DUF3021 domain-containing protein — translation MKKICAKILRYLLIGTGFGSVSYLLIITFRIQPDLPTVKNTLSILVMSMLIGLVSLIFEVDRISFLLELLVHFCATLTLVIAMVIFNGWGDYIFPRPGFWLLFLGIYGAVWFVISLNLRINAQEMNEQLRKKRSNDF, via the coding sequence ATGAAGAAAATTTGTGCAAAAATTTTGCGGTATCTGTTAATTGGCACGGGGTTTGGTTCAGTTAGCTACCTTTTGATCATCACTTTTCGAATTCAGCCCGATTTACCGACGGTCAAAAATACTTTGAGTATATTGGTGATGAGCATGTTGATAGGACTAGTGAGCTTGATTTTTGAAGTTGATCGAATCTCGTTTCTTCTGGAATTATTGGTCCACTTTTGTGCGACGCTCACCTTAGTCATTGCAATGGTTATCTTCAATGGTTGGGGCGACTACATTTTTCCGCGACCAGGTTTCTGGCTGCTGTTCTTAGGAATTTACGGGGCAGTTTGGTTCGTAATTTCTTTAAATCTGCGGATTAATGCGCAGGAGATGAACGAACAATTACGCAAAAAAAGATCTAATGATTTTTAA
- a CDS encoding M13 family metallopeptidase, with translation MKQIPRIQDDLYGAINGKWQQVTEIKPDRNTAGASTDLEIEIEQHLIADLKETLPKVGDQPTDNFSKAAKLFDKARDFKRRNAEGIKPVLARLSRVLAIKNLSEFNEQLPKLMLEGYAIPLEIGVMPDLSDATRHQVIAMSPGIILPDVTTYDDPEQSRPLLAVYQKMITELVALTPLSAKQQEQFVKDTLAFDRLIVPFHLSNEEMAEVKNLDHPMPASELVNKVAEINLQSVFEQVFPIEPTMVNVFDLKFFDHFAEVFNEETFTLWQHWAYVNELCAHAGSLSQEIREIGAQYSMAISGQQELSPAERHAYYVANSIFDEPIGIYYGKKYFGPDAKADVTQMVQNLIQVYVQQIERNSWLSDSTKKMAIKKLSTMEIKMGYPDRALPLYDQFQIKSDLSLSETLDECGIQSIKYSLDRLDQPVDRSEWGMSGQVVNAQYDDSLNDITFPAAILQPPYYSVDASLSANLGGAGATIGHEISHAFDNNGALFDELGNKKDWWQPADYENFEKYTQAMVEQFDGIPYAGGKINGKLVVSENIADNAGINAALQVLHASDNPDFAEFFKNYAMSWRTKIRPELAQMLLSVDVHAPAELRTNVPVPNFPEWYEAFDVKPTDRLYRKPEDRLIIW, from the coding sequence ATGAAGCAAATACCCCGGATTCAAGACGATTTATATGGCGCCATCAATGGCAAGTGGCAACAAGTTACTGAGATCAAGCCAGACCGCAACACGGCTGGCGCATCGACCGATTTGGAGATCGAGATCGAGCAGCATTTGATTGCTGATTTAAAGGAAACTCTGCCGAAAGTTGGCGATCAGCCGACAGATAATTTCTCTAAGGCAGCTAAATTATTTGATAAGGCGAGAGATTTCAAACGCCGCAATGCTGAGGGGATTAAGCCAGTCTTGGCACGGTTATCTCGGGTACTTGCAATAAAAAATCTGTCAGAGTTTAACGAGCAGCTGCCGAAATTGATGCTTGAAGGTTATGCGATTCCGCTTGAAATCGGGGTGATGCCAGATCTGAGTGATGCGACACGCCACCAGGTGATAGCGATGTCACCGGGAATTATTTTGCCGGATGTCACGACTTACGATGATCCTGAGCAAAGCAGGCCGCTTCTGGCAGTGTATCAGAAGATGATCACCGAACTTGTGGCTTTGACGCCGCTTAGTGCAAAGCAACAAGAGCAGTTTGTCAAAGACACGCTGGCATTTGACCGTTTGATTGTGCCGTTTCATTTGAGTAATGAAGAAATGGCGGAGGTGAAAAATCTTGATCACCCGATGCCTGCGAGCGAATTAGTGAACAAAGTTGCGGAGATTAATCTGCAATCGGTCTTTGAGCAAGTCTTTCCAATTGAGCCGACGATGGTCAACGTTTTTGATTTGAAATTTTTCGATCATTTTGCAGAAGTATTCAATGAAGAAACTTTCACTCTCTGGCAGCATTGGGCGTATGTCAACGAGCTGTGCGCTCACGCAGGATCGCTAAGCCAAGAAATCCGGGAGATCGGTGCGCAGTACAGCATGGCAATTTCAGGGCAGCAGGAGTTATCGCCAGCAGAGCGGCATGCGTATTATGTTGCAAATTCTATTTTTGATGAACCAATCGGAATTTATTACGGCAAGAAATATTTTGGTCCAGACGCTAAGGCTGACGTCACCCAAATGGTCCAAAATTTAATTCAAGTTTACGTCCAACAAATTGAGCGCAACTCATGGCTCAGCGATTCCACGAAGAAAATGGCGATCAAAAAACTTTCGACAATGGAGATCAAGATGGGTTACCCTGATCGTGCTCTGCCGTTGTACGATCAATTTCAAATCAAGTCAGATTTGTCATTGAGTGAAACGCTTGATGAATGCGGTATTCAGTCGATCAAGTACTCTTTGGATCGGCTCGATCAGCCCGTTGACCGCAGTGAATGGGGCATGTCGGGGCAGGTGGTTAATGCCCAATATGATGATTCGTTAAACGATATCACTTTCCCAGCTGCGATTTTACAGCCGCCGTATTATTCAGTTGACGCTTCTTTGAGCGCTAATTTAGGCGGTGCGGGCGCAACGATTGGTCATGAAATCAGTCACGCTTTTGATAATAATGGCGCGCTCTTTGATGAGCTTGGGAACAAGAAAGATTGGTGGCAGCCTGCCGATTATGAGAATTTTGAGAAATACACGCAGGCGATGGTTGAGCAGTTTGACGGCATTCCTTACGCTGGCGGCAAGATTAATGGGAAGCTGGTGGTCAGCGAGAATATTGCCGACAATGCAGGGATCAACGCTGCACTGCAGGTGCTGCACGCCTCAGATAATCCAGATTTTGCAGAATTCTTTAAAAATTACGCCATGTCTTGGCGCACCAAGATTCGACCTGAGCTGGCTCAGATGCTGCTCTCGGTTGATGTGCACG